The Paenibacillus macerans genome includes a window with the following:
- a CDS encoding polysaccharide deacetylase family protein: MGRNKFVIIAVCIAFVVILGQLAGIRTFVENGGGQDGSFAFRLFSDFYESNELGQDGNKQDDLLLKIREEAAKRRIEPVNATVDRVWKAIPGYNGREVDIERTYQKAKLLPAGAEIEYIYREIKPQVSLDDLGAQPIYRGNPNKPMAALMINVAWGEEYLLPMLDTLDEAKVKATFFLDGSWLKKNTELAAEIQKRGHLLENHAYSHPNMSQLEASRARLEISKTKGLLKEKLGVNNRWFAPPSGDYNSQTVKLAAEQGLKTVLWTVDTVDWRKPPASSIVSKIANQVGPGSLILMHPTAPTRDALKDVIRVIRGKGLVLGTVEETLSPNRVEVPES; encoded by the coding sequence ATGGGGCGGAACAAATTTGTGATCATTGCGGTCTGTATCGCATTTGTCGTGATTCTCGGGCAATTGGCGGGAATTCGCACATTTGTCGAGAACGGCGGCGGGCAAGACGGAAGTTTTGCCTTCCGTCTGTTTAGCGACTTTTATGAAAGCAATGAGTTGGGTCAAGACGGGAACAAACAAGACGATCTGCTGCTAAAAATACGCGAGGAAGCCGCCAAAAGGCGGATCGAGCCGGTCAACGCCACCGTCGATCGCGTCTGGAAGGCGATTCCGGGATATAATGGACGGGAAGTGGACATCGAGCGCACTTATCAGAAGGCGAAGCTGCTGCCGGCCGGAGCGGAGATCGAATACATATACCGGGAAATTAAGCCGCAGGTGAGCCTTGATGATTTGGGGGCGCAGCCCATTTATCGGGGGAATCCGAACAAACCGATGGCGGCGCTGATGATCAATGTGGCTTGGGGAGAAGAGTACCTCCTCCCGATGCTGGACACGCTTGACGAAGCGAAGGTGAAAGCGACTTTTTTTCTGGACGGAAGCTGGCTCAAGAAAAATACGGAGCTCGCCGCGGAAATTCAAAAACGGGGGCATCTGTTGGAAAATCACGCCTATTCCCATCCCAACATGAGCCAGCTCGAGGCGTCCCGGGCCCGCTTGGAAATCTCCAAAACGAAAGGGTTGCTGAAAGAGAAGCTGGGCGTAAACAACCGCTGGTTCGCCCCGCCTTCGGGAGATTATAACAGTCAAACCGTCAAGCTGGCCGCGGAGCAGGGCCTTAAAACGGTGCTGTGGACAGTGGACACGGTGGATTGGAGGAAGCCTCCGGCCTCAAGTATTGTAAGCAAGATCGCCAACCAGGTAGGTCCGGGCTCATTGATTCTCATGCATCCGACGGCGCCAACCCGGGACGCGCTGAAGGACGTGATCCGGGTTATCCGCGGCAAAGGCCTGGTTCTCGGCACGGTGGAGGAGACGCTGTCGCCGAATCGGGTGGAAGTTCCGGAGAGTTGA
- a CDS encoding M16 family metallopeptidase — protein sequence MKRTQLKNGLRVVMEQIPTCRSVSFGIWVKTGSRNEQPEVGGISHFIEHMLFKGTDRFSARDIAEQFDAIGGNVNAFTSKEYTCYYAKVLDEHLPIAVDVLADMFFRSLFDAEELRKEKNVIVEEISMYEDTPDDMVHDLVSQAAYGDHPLALPILGTEEKLRAMESDHLRAYMREHYTIENTVISVAGNIDDQVVELLEKYFGDFAIRGDRGSLAAPDFLGDLKFYRKKTEQNHICLSFPGLPIGDEKQYAMTLLNNALGGGMSSRLFQEIREKRGLAYSVYSYHSSHADSGLFTVYAGTAPRQTKEVLELTKEILHDVSVNGINESELGKGKEQLKGSLILSLESTGSRMNRLGKNELMLGRHYTLDEMIARIEAVTMDDVNDVLGRMFSRPFALAMVGGSDRAITGLRRDELVI from the coding sequence GTGAAGAGAACGCAATTAAAAAACGGCCTCCGGGTGGTTATGGAACAGATTCCGACCTGCCGCTCGGTCTCGTTTGGCATTTGGGTCAAGACAGGCTCGCGCAATGAACAACCCGAAGTCGGCGGGATTTCGCATTTTATCGAACATATGCTGTTTAAGGGGACGGATCGCTTCAGCGCCAGGGATATCGCCGAGCAATTCGACGCCATCGGAGGCAACGTAAACGCGTTTACGTCCAAGGAATACACATGTTATTATGCGAAGGTGCTCGACGAGCACTTGCCGATCGCGGTGGATGTTTTGGCGGATATGTTTTTCCGTTCGCTGTTTGACGCCGAGGAGCTGCGAAAAGAGAAAAACGTCATCGTCGAAGAAATTTCCATGTACGAAGATACGCCGGACGACATGGTGCACGATCTGGTGTCGCAGGCCGCTTACGGAGACCATCCGCTGGCTCTCCCGATACTGGGAACGGAGGAAAAGCTCCGGGCTATGGAATCGGACCATTTGCGCGCGTATATGCGCGAGCATTATACGATCGAAAATACGGTGATCAGCGTAGCCGGCAATATCGATGACCAAGTGGTCGAGCTGCTGGAAAAATATTTCGGCGATTTCGCGATTCGGGGAGACCGGGGTTCGCTGGCCGCGCCCGATTTTCTCGGAGACCTCAAATTTTACCGCAAAAAAACGGAACAAAATCACATCTGCTTGTCCTTCCCGGGGCTGCCGATCGGCGACGAGAAGCAGTATGCCATGACCCTGCTGAACAACGCGCTTGGCGGCGGCATGAGCTCGCGGCTGTTTCAGGAGATCCGCGAAAAACGCGGCTTGGCCTATTCCGTCTACTCCTATCACAGCTCACATGCCGATAGCGGGTTGTTTACCGTGTATGCCGGTACGGCGCCGCGGCAAACGAAAGAGGTTCTGGAGCTGACGAAGGAGATTCTGCACGATGTGTCCGTCAACGGGATTAACGAAAGCGAACTCGGCAAAGGCAAGGAGCAACTCAAGGGCAGCCTGATTTTAAGCTTGGAAAGCACGGGCAGCCGCATGAACCGGCTGGGTAAAAACGAGCTGATGCTCGGCCGGCATTATACGCTGGATGAAATGATCGCCCGCATCGAGGCGGTGACGATGGACGATGTGAACGACGTGCTGGGGCGCATGTTCAGCCGGCCGTTCGCACTGGCGATGGTCGGCGGGTCCGATCGCGCCATTACGGGATTAAGGAGAGATGAACTTGTCATTTGA
- the dut gene encoding dUTP diphosphatase, with protein sequence MNLSFEVQIKRFAGNEDIELPRKMSELASGFDLYAAVTKDLVLQPGARALVPTGIAIAMPGGLEAQIRPRSGLALKHGITCLNTPGTIDADYRGEIKVLLINLGQEPFAIKRNERIAQMVFQTVPEVALTEVDELSETERGAGGFGHTGTK encoded by the coding sequence ATGAACTTGTCATTTGAAGTACAAATCAAACGTTTTGCCGGAAATGAAGATATTGAACTGCCGCGTAAGATGTCGGAACTGGCTTCCGGCTTTGATCTGTACGCCGCGGTAACGAAGGACCTGGTCTTGCAGCCTGGGGCGAGGGCGCTTGTCCCGACCGGGATCGCGATTGCGATGCCGGGCGGTCTGGAGGCCCAGATCCGCCCGCGCAGCGGCCTGGCTCTGAAGCATGGCATCACTTGTCTCAACACGCCGGGCACGATCGATGCCGATTATCGCGGCGAGATCAAGGTGCTGCTCATCAACCTTGGCCAGGAGCCCTTTGCGATTAAACGCAATGAGCGCATCGCGCAAATGGTCTTTCAAACCGTGCCGGAAGTGGCTCTTACCGAAGTGGACGAGCTTTCCGAAACCGAACGTGGAGCCGGCGGTTTTGGCCATACCGGAACGAAATAA
- the dpsA gene encoding dipicolinate synthase subunit DpsA: MLTGITIVFLGGDARQVEVIDKCLELDATVRIVGFDRLDMPLPGVSNEALTPGLLAGADIIILPVIGCDDHGVVPAPFSAEELVIKPEGFEAVRKDTLVYTGIAKSFLRQMGDRGGFRIIELLERDDVAIYNSIPTAEGAVMMAIQNTDITIHGSTCIVLGIGRTGFTLAKTLQGLGATVKVGVRREDDMARAVQMGWKPFATRDLAANVGDVDLIFNTIPTMIITAQIISKLPRRAVIIDLASAPGGTDFRFAEKRGIKAILAPGLPGIVAPKTAGIIMANTICQSILDEFQIRGDEE; the protein is encoded by the coding sequence ATGCTGACGGGAATCACGATTGTATTCCTTGGTGGAGACGCCCGCCAGGTGGAGGTCATCGACAAATGTTTGGAGCTGGATGCCACGGTGCGCATCGTCGGCTTCGACCGGTTGGATATGCCGCTTCCCGGAGTCTCGAATGAAGCGCTGACCCCCGGCTTGCTGGCCGGGGCTGATATCATCATTCTTCCGGTAATCGGTTGCGATGATCACGGTGTCGTACCGGCCCCGTTCTCTGCGGAAGAGCTTGTCATCAAGCCGGAAGGGTTTGAAGCTGTACGAAAAGATACGTTGGTATATACGGGAATCGCCAAAAGCTTTTTGAGGCAAATGGGAGACAGGGGCGGGTTCCGGATTATTGAACTGCTGGAGCGCGACGACGTAGCGATCTACAACTCGATACCGACGGCGGAAGGGGCCGTGATGATGGCGATCCAGAATACGGACATTACGATTCACGGATCGACCTGCATCGTGCTTGGGATTGGCCGTACGGGATTTACGCTGGCAAAAACACTGCAGGGTTTGGGAGCGACCGTGAAGGTGGGAGTGCGCCGGGAAGACGATATGGCCAGGGCGGTGCAAATGGGCTGGAAGCCTTTTGCCACAAGGGATTTGGCCGCTAATGTCGGCGATGTTGACTTGATTTTTAATACGATACCGACTATGATAATCACAGCGCAAATCATCTCAAAACTGCCGCGCAGGGCGGTTATTATCGACCTTGCGTCCGCTCCCGGCGGGACGGATTTCCGTTTTGCCGAGAAGCGCGGCATCAAGGCGATCCTTGCCCCCGGCCTCCCCGGTATCGTCGCTCCCAAAACGGCTGGAATCATCATGGCCAATACGATCTGTCAGTCGATTTTGGATGAGTTTCAAATACGGGGGGATGAAGAGTGA
- a CDS encoding dipicolinate synthase subunit B yields MNWQGKTVGYAITGSHCTFAEVMPQIERFVDGGAKVIPIISQSVLTTDTRFGKSEDWRKQLKDITGNDIISSIVEAEPLGPSKLLDVLVIAPCTGNTTSKLANAVTDSPVLMAAKAQLRNGRPLVIAVSTNDGLGFNLANIAKLIVAKNVYFVPFGQDNPTGKPNSLVARMELVPETCYAALEGKQLQPLIIERFHG; encoded by the coding sequence GTGAATTGGCAGGGCAAAACGGTAGGATACGCCATTACGGGCTCGCATTGTACGTTCGCTGAGGTGATGCCTCAGATTGAGCGTTTTGTCGATGGAGGTGCTAAGGTCATCCCGATCATTTCCCAGTCGGTGCTGACGACGGATACCCGTTTCGGAAAATCGGAGGATTGGCGGAAACAGTTGAAAGATATTACGGGGAATGATATTATTTCTTCAATTGTCGAAGCGGAGCCGCTGGGACCCAGCAAATTGCTCGATGTGCTTGTCATTGCTCCTTGCACAGGCAACACGACAAGCAAGCTGGCGAATGCCGTCACGGACAGTCCGGTGCTTATGGCCGCCAAAGCCCAGCTGCGGAACGGGCGCCCGCTCGTGATTGCCGTGTCGACCAATGACGGCTTAGGCTTCAATCTGGCGAATATCGCCAAGCTGATCGTAGCCAAAAACGTATATTTCGTTCCGTTTGGTCAGGACAATCCGACGGGGAAACCGAATTCGCTGGTGGCCAGGATGGAACTGGTGCCGGAAACCTGCTATGCGGCGCTGGAAGGCAAGCAGCTGCAGCCGCTGATTATCGAGCGTTTTCATGGATGA
- the dapG gene encoding aspartate kinase has translation MRILVQKFGGTSLSTAEARDHVVSHIRRELENGFRLVVVVSAMGRKGDPYATDTLLELASAGSGLLPSREQDLLMACGEIISAAKLCSLLAESGISSVVLTGAQAGFRTDSHFGNARILDIVPTRVLEGLEQDKVVIVTGFQGQNQIGDFTTLGRGGSDTSATALGAALHAEMVDIYTDVNGILTADPRIVEDAKPLEYVSYAEICNMAHQGAKVIHPRAVEIAMQSGIPVRVRSTFSEGEGTLVANPEGFKDVQLGIVDRYVTGIAYVANVTQIRVEAAGKGADNLQLQVFKAMAGNAISVDFINVTPTGVVYTVFDKDAAKAEAILNDLELSPEILSGCAKVSVIGGGINGVPGIMAKIVEALTEQNIQILQSADSNTTIWVLVHKDDMVQALRALHDKFELGR, from the coding sequence ATGCGCATTTTGGTGCAAAAATTTGGCGGCACATCTCTATCGACCGCGGAAGCGAGAGATCATGTCGTCTCACACATTCGCCGGGAACTGGAAAATGGTTTCCGGCTCGTCGTGGTGGTTTCGGCCATGGGCCGGAAGGGCGATCCATACGCCACGGATACTTTATTGGAATTGGCTTCTGCAGGAAGCGGCCTTTTACCATCGCGCGAACAGGACTTGCTGATGGCTTGCGGCGAAATTATTTCCGCGGCGAAGCTGTGCAGCCTGCTCGCGGAAAGCGGCATTTCTTCGGTCGTTTTAACCGGCGCCCAAGCCGGGTTTCGAACGGACAGCCACTTTGGAAATGCCAGAATTTTGGACATCGTGCCCACGAGGGTGCTTGAAGGGCTCGAGCAGGACAAAGTGGTCATTGTGACCGGGTTCCAGGGCCAAAATCAAATCGGTGATTTCACTACATTGGGGCGCGGCGGCAGCGATACTTCGGCAACGGCGCTGGGTGCGGCCCTGCATGCCGAAATGGTAGACATTTATACCGACGTGAACGGGATTTTAACCGCCGATCCCCGAATCGTGGAGGACGCAAAGCCTCTGGAATATGTAAGTTATGCGGAGATTTGCAACATGGCCCATCAGGGAGCCAAGGTGATTCATCCCCGGGCGGTGGAGATCGCCATGCAATCGGGGATACCGGTGCGCGTACGTTCCACCTTTTCGGAAGGAGAAGGGACGCTGGTGGCCAATCCCGAAGGCTTTAAAGACGTTCAGTTGGGCATTGTGGACCGCTACGTGACTGGGATTGCTTATGTGGCGAACGTGACGCAGATTCGCGTCGAAGCCGCCGGCAAAGGGGCCGACAACCTGCAGCTTCAGGTCTTTAAAGCGATGGCGGGAAACGCGATCAGCGTTGATTTTATTAATGTGACCCCGACGGGCGTCGTTTATACGGTATTCGACAAAGATGCGGCGAAAGCCGAAGCGATTCTGAACGACTTGGAGCTGTCGCCGGAGATTTTGTCCGGCTGCGCCAAAGTATCGGTCATCGGCGGGGGCATCAACGGGGTTCCGGGCATTATGGCGAAAATCGTCGAGGCTTTGACGGAGCAAAATATTCAAATTCTGCAATCCGCAGATTCGAATACAACGATCTGGGTGCTGGTCCATAAGGACGACATGGTTCAAGCGCTTCGCGCTTTGCACGACAAATTCGAACTCGGCAGGTAA
- the dapA gene encoding 4-hydroxy-tetrahydrodipicolinate synthase produces the protein MAEFGRLITAMVTPFDEQGNVDLNGTARLMDYLIEEQKSDALVVCGTTGESPTLSDEEKRDLFEFAVKHAAGRCKIIAGTGSNDTAHSIRLTQEAERCGADGVLLVVPYYNKPNQEGLYRHFEAIAASTSLPVMLYNVPSRTIVGISVETTLRLAQIPNVVATKECASLDQVAGIVSGAPDGFRVYSGEDAAALPAMAVGAHGVVSVASHLAGSTMKEMIELFLSGRVGEAGKLHRQLLPLFKGLFECPNPVAVKYALNEIGCRVGTVRLPLIPPNAEEAARIRELLK, from the coding sequence GTGGCAGAGTTTGGAAGATTGATCACAGCTATGGTAACGCCTTTTGACGAACAAGGGAATGTTGATTTAAACGGAACCGCTCGCTTAATGGATTATTTGATTGAGGAGCAAAAATCCGATGCTTTGGTCGTTTGCGGAACGACGGGGGAGTCCCCTACTTTAAGCGATGAAGAGAAGCGGGATTTATTCGAATTTGCGGTGAAGCACGCCGCGGGCCGCTGCAAAATCATCGCCGGCACGGGGAGCAACGACACGGCCCATTCCATCCGTTTGACGCAGGAGGCCGAGCGGTGCGGCGCGGACGGTGTTTTGCTGGTCGTTCCCTACTACAACAAACCGAATCAGGAAGGGCTTTACCGGCATTTCGAAGCGATCGCGGCTTCGACCTCCTTGCCGGTTATGCTGTATAATGTGCCGTCCCGGACCATCGTCGGCATCAGCGTGGAAACGACTCTCCGGCTGGCGCAAATTCCGAATGTCGTGGCGACCAAGGAATGCGCGTCCCTGGACCAGGTGGCCGGAATTGTGAGCGGCGCTCCGGACGGATTCCGCGTGTATTCGGGAGAAGACGCGGCAGCGCTTCCGGCGATGGCCGTTGGCGCCCACGGGGTCGTCAGCGTGGCCAGCCATCTGGCCGGCAGCACGATGAAGGAAATGATCGAGCTGTTCCTGAGCGGCCGGGTCGGCGAAGCGGGCAAGCTGCATCGCCAGCTGCTGCCGCTGTTTAAAGGCTTGTTCGAATGCCCGAATCCGGTTGCGGTGAAATACGCGCTGAATGAAATCGGCTGCCGGGTCGGAACGGTACGGCTGCCGCTTATTCCGCCGAATGCGGAGGAAGCGGCGCGGATACGCGAACTGTTGAAGTAA
- a CDS encoding ribonuclease J, translating into MSKKMNNEKLTIFALGGVAEIGKNMYVVQYANDIVVIDSGLKFPEEDMLGIDIVIPDITYLTENRDKVRGILLTHGHEDHIGGLPYVLKNLNVPVYGTKLTLGLVENKLKEAGLLGETKRVLINADSEIELGSTLKATFFRTNHSIPDSVGVCIETPEGNVVHTGDFKFDHTPVNDQYADLHRMGEIGKKGVLALLSDSTNAEKPGFTPSERNVGLVLSDIFHKAQQRVVVATFASNVHRIQQVIDAAYETGRKVTIIGRSMVNVVTIADELGYLNVPDGILIEPEEVNKMAADRVVILCTGSQGEPMSALTRMARSTHRKVDILPGDTVIIAATPVPGNEKYVGRTIDELFRLGAEVIYSGSNSGVHVSGHGSQEELKLMLNLMRPKYFIPIHGEYRMLRKHALLGESVGVEPDNIFLIDIGETIEIQNGVARKAGKVPAGNVLIDGLGVGDVGNIVLRDRKLLSQDGILVVVVTLSKQDGTIISGPDIISRGFVYVRESEGLLDEANRIVSSTLEKLMNENVNEWASLKTNVKDALGRFLYEQTRRRPMILPIIMEV; encoded by the coding sequence TTGTCCAAAAAAATGAATAATGAAAAATTGACGATCTTTGCATTGGGCGGCGTCGCAGAAATCGGAAAAAACATGTATGTCGTTCAATATGCCAATGATATCGTTGTCATCGATTCCGGGCTTAAGTTTCCGGAAGAGGATATGCTCGGCATCGACATCGTCATTCCCGATATCACTTACTTGACGGAGAACCGCGACAAAGTAAGAGGTATCCTGCTTACGCACGGCCATGAGGATCATATCGGCGGATTGCCTTATGTGCTCAAGAACTTGAACGTTCCGGTTTACGGGACGAAATTGACGCTTGGCCTTGTCGAGAACAAGCTGAAGGAAGCGGGGTTGCTCGGCGAAACGAAACGGGTGCTGATCAACGCCGATTCGGAAATCGAGCTGGGCTCGACGCTGAAGGCGACGTTCTTCAGGACCAATCACAGTATTCCGGATTCGGTGGGCGTGTGCATTGAAACGCCGGAAGGAAATGTCGTTCATACCGGGGACTTCAAATTTGATCATACCCCAGTCAATGATCAATATGCGGATTTGCATCGGATGGGCGAAATCGGTAAAAAAGGCGTTCTAGCTCTTTTGTCCGACAGCACCAACGCGGAAAAACCCGGCTTTACGCCATCGGAAAGAAATGTAGGACTCGTGCTTAGCGATATTTTCCATAAAGCGCAGCAGCGCGTCGTGGTGGCAACGTTTGCTTCCAACGTGCACCGGATTCAGCAAGTGATCGATGCGGCCTACGAGACCGGACGCAAAGTCACGATCATCGGCCGCAGCATGGTGAACGTGGTGACGATCGCCGATGAATTGGGTTACTTGAACGTGCCGGACGGTATTTTGATCGAGCCGGAAGAAGTCAACAAAATGGCTGCGGATCGCGTGGTGATTTTGTGCACCGGTAGCCAAGGCGAGCCGATGTCGGCGCTGACGCGGATGGCCCGTTCGACGCACCGCAAGGTCGATATTTTGCCGGGAGACACCGTCATTATCGCGGCGACGCCGGTTCCGGGCAACGAGAAGTACGTGGGACGGACGATTGACGAGCTGTTCCGCCTCGGAGCGGAAGTCATTTACAGCGGCTCCAATTCGGGCGTTCACGTGTCCGGGCACGGCAGCCAGGAAGAGCTGAAGCTGATGCTGAACCTGATGCGGCCGAAATATTTCATTCCGATCCACGGCGAATACCGGATGCTGCGCAAGCATGCGCTGCTTGGCGAATCGGTGGGCGTGGAACCCGACAATATTTTCCTGATCGACATCGGGGAAACGATCGAGATTCAGAACGGCGTTGCCCGCAAAGCCGGCAAAGTGCCGGCAGGCAACGTGCTGATTGACGGCCTAGGCGTCGGCGACGTCGGCAACATCGTACTGCGCGACCGTAAGCTGCTGTCTCAAGACGGGATCCTGGTTGTCGTCGTCACGCTTAGCAAGCAGGACGGCACGATCATCTCCGGTCCGGACATTATTTCCCGCGGGTTCGTGTATGTCCGCGAGTCGGAAGGTTTGCTGGACGAAGCGAACCGGATCGTCTCCAGCACCTTGGAGAAATTGATGAACGAAAACGTCAACGAGTGGGCGTCGCTCAAGACGAACGTCAAAGACGCGCTCGGCCGTTTCCTGTACGAGCAAACGCGCCGCAGACCGATGATCCTGCCGATCATTATGGAAGTATAA
- a CDS encoding ClpP family protease has product MNKDSSKTPDLRENAELPPNQQPDSEKKEPTVPDVIQQLGQTAVPTPGESNVYCLTIIGQIEGHLVLPPQNKTTKYEHLIPQLVAAEQNPRIEGLLIILNTVGGDVEAGLAIAEMIASLSKPTVTVVIGGGHSIGVPIAVASDYSLIAESATMTIHPIRMTGLVIGVPQTFEYIEKMQERVVRFVTTHSRISEQQFKELMFKTGELNRDIGTAVGGTDAVKYGLIDAIGGIGEGLSKLNSLIESRRSEKTAGGITQ; this is encoded by the coding sequence ATGAACAAGGATTCCAGCAAAACGCCCGATCTCCGCGAAAATGCGGAACTGCCTCCGAACCAACAACCGGATTCCGAAAAAAAAGAACCTACCGTGCCCGACGTCATTCAGCAACTGGGACAAACGGCCGTGCCTACTCCGGGCGAGTCGAATGTGTATTGCCTGACGATCATCGGGCAAATCGAAGGCCATTTGGTGCTGCCGCCGCAAAATAAAACGACGAAATACGAGCATTTGATCCCGCAGCTGGTAGCTGCCGAGCAAAACCCGCGGATTGAAGGCCTGCTCATCATTTTAAATACGGTGGGCGGCGACGTAGAGGCGGGGCTGGCGATCGCCGAAATGATCGCATCGTTGTCGAAGCCGACCGTCACCGTCGTTATCGGGGGAGGACACAGCATCGGCGTCCCCATCGCCGTGGCTTCGGATTATTCGCTGATCGCCGAAAGCGCCACGATGACGATCCATCCGATCCGCATGACCGGCCTTGTCATCGGCGTTCCGCAGACCTTCGAATATATCGAAAAAATGCAGGAAAGAGTGGTGCGGTTTGTCACCACCCACTCGCGTATCTCGGAGCAGCAGTTTAAGGAGCTCATGTTCAAAACCGGAGAGCTTAACCGGGACATCGGCACCGCGGTGGGCGGCACCGATGCGGTGAAATACGGTCTCATCGATGCGATCGGCGGGATCGGCGAAGGCTTGAGCAAGCTGAATTCGCTGATCGAATCGCGCCGCAGTGAGAAAACGGCGGGAGGGATCACGCAGTGA
- a CDS encoding YlzJ-like family protein has product MTHYTILPDGIYWEQEEHEESYGEIELGGVLMQVRLEPGNRATIVRLLRCNLEDYLNPDFAPGKQITFYPALLK; this is encoded by the coding sequence GTGACCCATTATACCATATTGCCTGATGGAATCTACTGGGAACAAGAGGAACATGAGGAGTCTTACGGTGAGATCGAGCTGGGCGGCGTCCTGATGCAGGTCCGGCTTGAGCCGGGAAACCGGGCGACGATCGTGAGGCTGCTCCGCTGCAACCTGGAAGATTACTTAAATCCGGATTTCGCTCCGGGCAAGCAAATCACCTTTTATCCCGCACTGCTGAAATAA